A genomic stretch from Phocoena phocoena chromosome 9, mPhoPho1.1, whole genome shotgun sequence includes:
- the FEZF1 gene encoding fez family zinc finger protein 1 isoform X2, translated as MDSSCHNATAKMLATAPARGNMMNTSKPLAFSIERIMARTPEPKALPVPHFLQGAVPKGDPKHSLHLNSSIPCMIPFVPVAYDTSPKVGVTGSEPRKASLEAPAAPAEAPAAPAFSCSDLLNCALTLKGDLARDALPLQQYKLPKTYLAERNKLVVPAVEKYPSGVAFKDLSQAQLQHYMKESAQLLSEKIAFKTSDFSRGSPHTKPKVFTCEVCGKVFNAHYNLTRHMPVHTGARPFVCKVCGKGFRQASTLCRHKIIHTQEKPHKCNQCGKAFNRSSTLNTHTRIHAGYKPFVCEFCGKGFHQKGNYKNHKLTHSGEKQFKCNICNKAFHQIYNLTFHMHTHNDKKPFTCPTCGKGFCRNFDLKKHVRKLHDSGLGLPCTSAGEPGADPSPSLQQPLPAPLPPPGPLQPGLPPGHQ; from the exons ATGGACAGTAGCTGCCACAACGCGACTGCCAAAATGTTAGCGACCGCTCCGGCCCGGGGCAACATGATGAACACCTCCAAACCCTTGGCTTTCTCCATCGAAAGAATCATGGCACGCACCCCCGAGCCCAAAGCCCTGCCCGTCCCCCACTTCCTGCAGGGAGCCGTGCCCAAGGGGGACCCCAAGCACTCTCTGCATCTTAACTCGTCGATCCCCTGCATGATCCCCTTCGTGCCCGTGGCGTACGACACGAGCCCTAAGGTCGGAGTGACGGGCTCGGAGCCGCGGAAGGCGAGTCTGGAGGCTCCGGCTGCACCTGCAGAAGCGCCCGCGGCCCCCGCGTTCAGCTGCAGCGACCTGCTCAACTGCGCGCTGACTCTCAAGGGCGACCTGGCCCGCGACGCGCTCCCGCTGCAGCAGTACAAGCTG CCAAAAACGTATTTAGCCGAAAGGAATAAACTGGTGGTCCCGGCGGTGGAGAAGTACCCCTCGGGAGTAGCTTTCAAAGACTTGTCCCAGGCTCAGCTGCAGCATTACATGAAAGAAAGCGCCCAGCTCCTGTCGGAAAAAATAGCGTTCAAAACCTCTGACTTCAGCCGCGGCTCTCCTCATACCAAGCCCAAAGTTTTCACTTGCGAAGTGTGTGGAAAG GTCTTTAACGCGCACTATAACTTAACCCGTCACATGCCGGTGCACACGGGAGCCAGACCCTTCGTTTGCAAAGTTTGTGGAAAGGGCTTCCGGCAAGCCAGCACCCTGTGCAGGCACAAGATCATCCACACCCAG GAAAAACCTCATAAATGTAACCAGTGTGGCAAAGCATTTAATAGAAGTTCTACTTTAAACACGCATACCCGAATACACGCAGGCTACAAACCATTTGTGTGTGAATTCTGTGGCAAAGGATTTCATCAAAAAG GGAATTACAAAAACCACAAGCTGACCCACAGCGGGGAGAAGCAGTTCAAGTGCAATATCTGCAACAAGGCTTTCCACCAGATTTACAACCTCACATTCCACATGCACACCCACAATGACAAGAAGCCCTTCACCTGCCCCACGTGCGGCAAGGGCTTCTGCAGGAACTTTGACCTCAAGAAGCACGTCCGCAAGCTGCATGACAGCGGCCTGGGGCTGCCCTGCACCTCTGCTGGGGAGCCGGGAGCGGACCCGTCCCCCTCTCTACAGCAGCCGCTGCCCGCGCCGCTGCCGCCCCCTGGGCCCCTGCAGCCTGGGCTCCCCCCGGGCCACCAGTGA
- the FEZF1 gene encoding fez family zinc finger protein 1 isoform X1, which produces MDSSCHNATAKMLATAPARGNMMNTSKPLAFSIERIMARTPEPKALPVPHFLQGAVPKGDPKHSLHLNSSIPCMIPFVPVAYDTSPKVGVTGSEPRKASLEAPAAPAEAPAAPAFSCSDLLNCALTLKGDLARDALPLQQYKLVRPRVVNHSSFHAMGALCYLNRGDGPCHPAASVNIHPVASYFLSSPLHPQPKTYLAERNKLVVPAVEKYPSGVAFKDLSQAQLQHYMKESAQLLSEKIAFKTSDFSRGSPHTKPKVFTCEVCGKVFNAHYNLTRHMPVHTGARPFVCKVCGKGFRQASTLCRHKIIHTQEKPHKCNQCGKAFNRSSTLNTHTRIHAGYKPFVCEFCGKGFHQKGNYKNHKLTHSGEKQFKCNICNKAFHQIYNLTFHMHTHNDKKPFTCPTCGKGFCRNFDLKKHVRKLHDSGLGLPCTSAGEPGADPSPSLQQPLPAPLPPPGPLQPGLPPGHQ; this is translated from the exons ATGGACAGTAGCTGCCACAACGCGACTGCCAAAATGTTAGCGACCGCTCCGGCCCGGGGCAACATGATGAACACCTCCAAACCCTTGGCTTTCTCCATCGAAAGAATCATGGCACGCACCCCCGAGCCCAAAGCCCTGCCCGTCCCCCACTTCCTGCAGGGAGCCGTGCCCAAGGGGGACCCCAAGCACTCTCTGCATCTTAACTCGTCGATCCCCTGCATGATCCCCTTCGTGCCCGTGGCGTACGACACGAGCCCTAAGGTCGGAGTGACGGGCTCGGAGCCGCGGAAGGCGAGTCTGGAGGCTCCGGCTGCACCTGCAGAAGCGCCCGCGGCCCCCGCGTTCAGCTGCAGCGACCTGCTCAACTGCGCGCTGACTCTCAAGGGCGACCTGGCCCGCGACGCGCTCCCGCTGCAGCAGTACAAGCTGGTAAGGCCGCGGGTGGTCAACCATTCTTCCTTCCACGCCATGGGAGCCCTGTGCTACCTGAATCGAGGTGACGGCCCGTGCCACCCGGCGGCCAGCGTTAACATCCACCCGGTGGCCTCCTACTTCCTCAGTTCCCCTTTGCACCCGCAGCCAAAAACGTATTTAGCCGAAAGGAATAAACTGGTGGTCCCGGCGGTGGAGAAGTACCCCTCGGGAGTAGCTTTCAAAGACTTGTCCCAGGCTCAGCTGCAGCATTACATGAAAGAAAGCGCCCAGCTCCTGTCGGAAAAAATAGCGTTCAAAACCTCTGACTTCAGCCGCGGCTCTCCTCATACCAAGCCCAAAGTTTTCACTTGCGAAGTGTGTGGAAAG GTCTTTAACGCGCACTATAACTTAACCCGTCACATGCCGGTGCACACGGGAGCCAGACCCTTCGTTTGCAAAGTTTGTGGAAAGGGCTTCCGGCAAGCCAGCACCCTGTGCAGGCACAAGATCATCCACACCCAG GAAAAACCTCATAAATGTAACCAGTGTGGCAAAGCATTTAATAGAAGTTCTACTTTAAACACGCATACCCGAATACACGCAGGCTACAAACCATTTGTGTGTGAATTCTGTGGCAAAGGATTTCATCAAAAAG GGAATTACAAAAACCACAAGCTGACCCACAGCGGGGAGAAGCAGTTCAAGTGCAATATCTGCAACAAGGCTTTCCACCAGATTTACAACCTCACATTCCACATGCACACCCACAATGACAAGAAGCCCTTCACCTGCCCCACGTGCGGCAAGGGCTTCTGCAGGAACTTTGACCTCAAGAAGCACGTCCGCAAGCTGCATGACAGCGGCCTGGGGCTGCCCTGCACCTCTGCTGGGGAGCCGGGAGCGGACCCGTCCCCCTCTCTACAGCAGCCGCTGCCCGCGCCGCTGCCGCCCCCTGGGCCCCTGCAGCCTGGGCTCCCCCCGGGCCACCAGTGA